In a genomic window of Paramicrobacterium chengjingii:
- a CDS encoding CaiB/BaiF CoA transferase family protein: MKDEHAHVTNRIPWDPKATGVLTGIKVLDLSRFIAGPLCAQHLADLGADVIKVEGLNGEDSRQNDPRVNGESLYTALFNRNKRALTLNTRTEKGRSILTELVEWADVLVENFRPGTLAKMGLDKSTLAKLNPALIIASISGYGADSPLHDKVLFDCIAQASTGLMTLNSQGDGKPLLTKIASADVLSGVYTALGVLAALRHRDLTGEGQTIDLSVYDSLFSATGTPVPAYVSNGTVPPLNGNRDDFNAPANVFRTEDGYVYLHAGTQAFWKRFCEDIVGRPCLVDHPDFATVDARMRNRVGAERIVEQYTEQHVSADVEKEFAECGIPCAAVLDIPEVAASAQPWARNMLFHTTDASGEELVLIGNPVKLSNSPVSMRLAPPRLGEHTDSIMIHVLDKTPADVIALHEEGVI, from the coding sequence GTGAAAGACGAACACGCACATGTCACGAATCGAATCCCCTGGGATCCAAAAGCAACAGGAGTCCTGACCGGCATCAAGGTCCTTGATCTGTCGAGATTTATCGCAGGTCCCTTGTGTGCGCAGCATCTCGCCGATCTGGGCGCGGATGTGATCAAAGTCGAGGGCCTCAACGGGGAGGATTCTCGACAGAACGATCCGCGCGTCAACGGCGAAAGCCTGTACACCGCACTCTTCAACCGCAACAAGCGTGCGCTCACACTCAACACCAGAACGGAGAAGGGCCGAAGCATCCTCACCGAACTCGTCGAGTGGGCCGACGTGCTCGTCGAAAACTTCAGACCGGGCACGCTTGCAAAAATGGGTCTCGATAAGTCGACGCTCGCGAAGCTCAATCCCGCGTTGATCATCGCCTCGATTTCCGGGTACGGTGCCGACAGCCCCTTGCACGACAAGGTACTCTTCGACTGCATTGCACAGGCGTCAACAGGACTCATGACGCTCAACAGTCAAGGCGACGGAAAGCCGTTGCTCACAAAGATCGCTTCGGCCGACGTGCTGTCCGGCGTCTACACGGCGCTCGGAGTCTTGGCCGCACTACGCCACCGTGATCTCACCGGAGAAGGCCAGACGATCGATTTGTCTGTCTACGACTCGCTGTTCTCCGCAACCGGAACACCCGTTCCCGCGTATGTGTCTAACGGGACTGTACCGCCGCTCAACGGCAACCGGGACGACTTCAACGCCCCGGCCAACGTCTTTCGCACGGAAGACGGGTACGTCTACCTCCACGCAGGAACACAAGCGTTCTGGAAGCGGTTCTGTGAAGACATCGTCGGTCGGCCGTGCCTCGTCGACCACCCCGATTTCGCCACGGTCGATGCACGCATGCGCAACCGCGTGGGCGCCGAGCGAATCGTTGAGCAATACACAGAACAGCACGTAAGCGCTGATGTCGAGAAGGAATTCGCCGAGTGCGGAATCCCGTGCGCAGCAGTACTCGACATTCCAGAGGTCGCGGCAAGCGCGCAGCCGTGGGCACGCAACATGCTTTTTCACACCACAGATGCCTCGGGTGAGGAGCTCGTGCTCATCGGCAATCCCGTCAAACTCTCGAATTCTCCGGTGAGCATGCGCCTCGCGCCGCCGCGGCTCGGAGAGCACACCGACTCGATCATGATCCACGTGCTCGACAAGACCCCTGCAGATGTTATTGCGCTGCATGAAGAAGGAGTGATTTAA
- a CDS encoding carbohydrate ABC transporter permease yields MYKGAVRWGLSAPLLIFLVLIVVFPLAYGVLTSVQERTLLTPEVTFTGIDNYTDVLTDGEFWRTVWFTVIFTGVTVAVEVALGLGLALLVSQRFYFKKFFVTVILLPIMVASSLMGLLWRLGLNDNMGLIPALFKLIGTEFHPFSSTWVYPTLFTAETLHWTPLVFLLCYAGLQSFSEEQREAARVDGAGYWRIFWSLVLPHLRPVIAIALFLRLIDTAKSFDIIYVLTGGGPGNSTNTVSLYIFRKAFVDGDFGVASAASVVMLVLLLVLVPVVVRQTGVKKEVS; encoded by the coding sequence ATGTACAAAGGCGCGGTGCGCTGGGGACTCAGCGCACCGCTCCTCATCTTCCTTGTTCTCATCGTGGTGTTCCCACTGGCGTACGGGGTCTTAACGTCGGTGCAGGAGAGAACGCTCCTGACTCCCGAGGTGACATTTACAGGCATCGACAACTACACGGATGTTCTCACCGATGGGGAATTCTGGCGCACCGTGTGGTTTACCGTTATCTTCACCGGTGTCACTGTGGCCGTAGAAGTTGCGCTCGGTCTTGGGCTGGCGCTTCTTGTCTCGCAGCGCTTCTATTTTAAGAAGTTCTTCGTCACGGTGATCCTTCTGCCGATCATGGTTGCCTCGTCGCTGATGGGTCTGCTCTGGCGGCTCGGGCTGAACGACAACATGGGGCTGATCCCCGCGTTATTCAAGTTGATCGGGACTGAGTTTCATCCGTTCTCGTCGACCTGGGTGTACCCGACATTGTTCACAGCAGAGACTCTGCACTGGACTCCTCTGGTGTTTCTTCTCTGCTACGCGGGACTTCAGTCGTTCTCTGAAGAGCAGCGTGAGGCGGCGCGCGTCGATGGCGCTGGCTACTGGCGCATCTTCTGGAGCCTCGTACTCCCTCATCTGCGCCCGGTGATCGCAATCGCGCTGTTCCTGCGCCTCATCGACACGGCCAAATCATTCGACATCATCTACGTGCTGACGGGTGGCGGGCCAGGAAATTCGACAAACACCGTCAGCCTCTACATCTTCAGAAAAGCATTTGTCGATGGAGACTTCGGGGTCGCGTCGGCCGCAAGCGTGGTCATGCTTGTGCTTCTCCTCGTGCTCGTGCCCGTTGTCGTTCGTCAGACCGGCGTAAAGAAGGAGGTCTCGTAA
- a CDS encoding dihydrodipicolinate synthase family protein — protein sequence MTPEKLKEQLNGITGISITPFDADGAFDPNEYERNLRYIVDGGLNASNAVLVVAGSTGECGAMSTDDRKRVVETAMSTVGSELPIIAGCNSTNVHESIELARHAEGLGAAGIMALAPYYYPAKDARSIVGFYSTLSKGTDLGILIYNNIEVMGIDMSVEVIKRLSELPNVVGIKECTPAFFKMSRVVETVGSTISVVNGHGEFLEPYAALAGTAGFISSIANFAPKKTVEIWEARSRGDYATARSVRDSLLPYMDLAAQFSSTGGEYKVISLLKHAADLVGAHGGYPRTPSPLLSAEEKREIATVFERIGLI from the coding sequence GTGACCCCCGAAAAGCTCAAGGAGCAACTCAACGGCATCACCGGCATCAGCATCACTCCATTCGATGCTGATGGTGCATTCGACCCGAATGAGTACGAACGCAACCTGCGTTACATCGTCGATGGAGGCTTGAACGCAAGCAATGCTGTGCTCGTCGTCGCCGGCAGCACTGGTGAATGCGGCGCCATGAGCACGGATGATCGCAAAAGAGTAGTGGAAACGGCGATGTCGACGGTCGGCAGTGAGCTTCCCATCATCGCGGGGTGCAACAGCACAAATGTGCACGAGTCGATCGAGTTGGCGCGCCACGCAGAGGGGCTCGGAGCCGCGGGAATCATGGCGCTGGCTCCCTACTATTACCCCGCAAAGGATGCTCGTAGCATCGTCGGTTTCTACTCGACTCTGTCGAAGGGCACCGACCTCGGCATCCTCATATACAACAACATCGAGGTCATGGGCATCGATATGTCGGTCGAGGTGATCAAGCGTCTGAGCGAACTGCCCAACGTCGTTGGCATCAAGGAGTGCACTCCCGCATTCTTCAAGATGTCACGAGTCGTCGAAACTGTCGGTTCAACGATCTCGGTGGTCAACGGGCATGGCGAGTTTCTCGAACCATACGCGGCGCTCGCGGGTACGGCCGGCTTCATCTCAAGCATCGCCAACTTCGCTCCGAAAAAGACAGTGGAGATATGGGAAGCCCGTTCCCGCGGAGATTACGCGACTGCCCGTTCCGTGCGCGACTCCCTCCTTCCCTACATGGACCTCGCCGCACAATTCTCGAGCACAGGCGGCGAATACAAGGTGATCTCGCTCCTCAAGCACGCCGCTGACCTTGTCGGCGCCCATGGTGGGTACCCGCGCACTCCCTCACCCCTGCTGTCCGCTGAAGAGAAGCGAGAGATCGCTACCGTCTTCGAGCGCATTGGCCTCATCTAA
- a CDS encoding 2-deoxy-5-keto-D-gluconate 6-phosphate aldolase domain-containing protein — MSTLFDPIHILAFDHRQVLRDMLGTPDESEAAAYERLSDGKQLVAEAAAELAASGAAGVGLLIDEEYGADAARFAADNGVTLAMPVEASRTKIIEYQYGDDYPQHVTAFGPDIVKLLVFHNPGDDAERQRIQFERTLEVSRWCKQNDYALMLEILLPATPEQLDSVDGSNERFVDELQTELLRESIKQYQDAGIEPDLWKVVGLPSAADFKVVAGQARADGRDHVGCIVLGNGAGVTQVETWLATAAGVEGFTGFAVGRSIWFEPLKAYYFDGLSRDEARARIVNSFSTLIRAFSSGR, encoded by the coding sequence TTGTCCACGCTGTTTGATCCCATCCACATTTTAGCCTTCGATCACCGCCAGGTACTCAGAGACATGCTCGGTACTCCCGACGAGAGCGAGGCTGCCGCGTATGAACGGCTGAGCGATGGCAAACAGCTCGTCGCCGAAGCAGCCGCAGAGCTTGCCGCGTCGGGCGCTGCCGGGGTCGGGCTGCTGATCGACGAAGAGTACGGAGCCGATGCCGCCCGTTTCGCCGCAGACAACGGCGTCACGCTTGCAATGCCCGTCGAGGCGAGTCGCACGAAGATTATCGAGTACCAATACGGCGACGATTATCCACAGCACGTCACGGCATTCGGCCCAGACATCGTCAAACTTCTGGTGTTCCACAACCCAGGTGACGACGCGGAACGTCAGCGCATCCAGTTCGAGAGAACGCTCGAAGTCTCACGGTGGTGCAAACAGAATGACTACGCGCTTATGTTAGAGATTCTGCTTCCCGCCACGCCCGAGCAATTGGACTCGGTCGACGGAAGCAACGAACGCTTCGTCGACGAATTGCAAACTGAACTGCTCAGAGAGTCAATCAAGCAGTATCAGGATGCTGGAATAGAACCAGACCTGTGGAAGGTCGTTGGACTCCCCAGCGCGGCCGATTTCAAGGTTGTCGCCGGCCAGGCGCGAGCAGATGGTCGTGATCACGTCGGCTGTATTGTTCTCGGCAATGGGGCCGGCGTGACGCAGGTCGAAACCTGGCTCGCGACGGCAGCTGGAGTCGAGGGGTTCACCGGTTTCGCTGTCGGCCGCAGCATCTGGTTTGAGCCGCTCAAGGCGTACTACTTCGATGGGCTGAGCCGAGACGAGGCGCGTGCTCGCATCGTCAACTCCTTCTCAACGCTCATTCGGGCATTCAGCAGCGGTCGGTGA
- a CDS encoding extracellular solute-binding protein — translation MNTPRKRVAIAALAVAALGLSACSGGDSGNADGSETIMAVVWPGPEGDAMEAVAKEYNEGQGKKDKVQVKTVLLGREDTFNKEATEMATKSSEFDVYWTASYILEQHAAYLEPLNDVNLDAFMPKAVDALTIDDNVYGLPLDVSMHYLMYREDLVSALLDDESAWDTFGDISEKVVGERLEPKDPNEWTWDDYNATAAYFTQTLNPDSPTEFGTALAGKNTPFNAMFWDNVLWGSGGQWLDGSDAVLDSHAAEKAMEIYQTAYDNKLVPPGSVQGDFNELQASMQSGSIALMQQWAAGYETLNDPEQSPKTAGKLALAPVPGQKAHVHFLAAGLNKFSEKKDAANKWLSYLGTEGAQQSYAEAGGIPSVADVLTKQAENNQVLGHLAEDVDKYGYVEERFNKATQYQGFVALGNALSAGWVGNESIDAALKAAQEAMSELAEK, via the coding sequence ATGAACACACCACGAAAGCGGGTCGCCATTGCGGCACTCGCCGTCGCCGCACTCGGACTGAGTGCGTGCAGCGGTGGAGACTCCGGCAACGCAGACGGGTCCGAGACGATCATGGCGGTCGTCTGGCCCGGCCCTGAGGGCGACGCCATGGAAGCCGTCGCCAAAGAATACAACGAGGGTCAGGGCAAGAAAGACAAGGTCCAGGTGAAGACCGTTCTGCTCGGCCGTGAAGACACCTTCAATAAGGAAGCCACTGAGATGGCGACGAAGTCATCGGAGTTCGACGTCTACTGGACGGCAAGTTACATCCTTGAGCAGCATGCCGCCTATCTCGAACCGCTCAATGACGTGAACCTTGACGCGTTCATGCCCAAAGCAGTCGACGCGCTCACCATTGATGACAACGTGTACGGTCTTCCGCTAGATGTATCAATGCACTATCTGATGTACCGCGAAGACCTCGTCTCGGCGCTGCTTGATGATGAGTCGGCATGGGACACTTTCGGCGACATCAGCGAAAAGGTTGTCGGAGAGCGCCTTGAGCCCAAGGACCCGAACGAGTGGACCTGGGACGATTACAACGCAACCGCGGCGTACTTCACACAGACGCTCAATCCCGACTCTCCGACGGAGTTCGGCACCGCGCTCGCGGGGAAGAATACGCCGTTCAACGCGATGTTCTGGGACAACGTGCTGTGGGGCAGCGGTGGACAATGGCTTGACGGTTCTGACGCGGTTCTCGATTCTCACGCTGCTGAGAAGGCCATGGAGATCTACCAGACGGCATATGACAACAAGCTCGTACCACCAGGTTCTGTGCAGGGTGACTTCAACGAGCTACAAGCATCGATGCAGTCGGGGTCGATCGCTCTCATGCAGCAGTGGGCCGCCGGCTACGAGACGTTGAACGACCCCGAGCAGTCTCCCAAGACAGCGGGCAAGCTTGCTCTCGCACCTGTTCCTGGTCAGAAGGCGCACGTGCATTTTCTTGCGGCAGGGCTGAACAAGTTCAGTGAAAAAAAGGATGCTGCGAATAAGTGGCTTTCCTACCTGGGCACAGAGGGCGCACAGCAATCATACGCGGAGGCCGGCGGCATTCCATCAGTCGCTGACGTTCTGACTAAGCAGGCTGAGAACAACCAAGTACTCGGGCATCTCGCCGAAGACGTTGACAAATACGGCTACGTCGAGGAGCGGTTCAACAAGGCAACGCAGTATCAGGGCTTCGTCGCTCTCGGCAATGCACTGAGTGCCGGGTGGGTTGGCAACGAGTCGATTGATGCAGCTCTCAAAGCAGCGCAAGAGGCCATGTCCGAATTGGCAGAGAAGTAG
- a CDS encoding FGGY family carbohydrate kinase, protein MTRDILVGLDLGSTSFKAVAVSLDGDELAMASVATPWDRSELGTTMSATATEAAAQDVLRQCLDQISDPRVIAAGMTGMAEAGFLVDDAGAVWSDAYAWFDERGRAEREQLSAELTSRWFSSMTGLPLSVRCSAIKIKASAASRASMNGVRWESLPEWIARRFGGEPRAELSLAARTGLMNIHTHDWEPDLLSWSGVDADRMAQPQRAGATWGIGRSGSLLDGAVLTVAGQDHVCAAIGTRAQGDSDVLDSIGTGEAVLCASEPLDASTTLRAVGAGLTVGVHVVPDRHLVMAGLGTGGRLSTVLTLLGVMTREQLEQLNSSADFSGGTRETAEWAAEIVHDGAATSRVPENIEEPVAAWQSAVAAAGVRLDDAIDRLERFSGEHDRVVSTGGWYRSIPFRRLRTASVRRRLNISSVTEATGVGAALIAGVAADVYPHALSVPEPAVEKL, encoded by the coding sequence ATGACACGTGACATTCTCGTCGGGCTCGACCTGGGCAGCACGTCGTTCAAGGCTGTTGCTGTCTCGCTTGACGGCGATGAGTTGGCTATGGCCAGCGTGGCGACGCCATGGGACAGAAGCGAGCTCGGCACGACGATGTCTGCTACAGCAACCGAGGCGGCTGCCCAAGATGTGTTGCGGCAGTGCCTCGATCAGATCTCAGATCCTCGCGTCATTGCGGCAGGCATGACGGGCATGGCGGAGGCAGGCTTTCTCGTCGACGATGCCGGTGCAGTGTGGTCTGATGCGTACGCCTGGTTTGATGAGCGGGGGCGGGCTGAGCGTGAACAGCTTTCCGCAGAACTGACGTCGCGCTGGTTCTCGTCGATGACGGGACTACCCCTAAGCGTGCGCTGTTCCGCGATCAAGATCAAGGCGTCGGCAGCATCGCGTGCGTCGATGAATGGTGTGCGGTGGGAGTCGCTCCCCGAATGGATAGCACGTCGTTTCGGAGGCGAGCCGCGTGCGGAGCTGTCGCTCGCTGCTCGCACCGGATTGATGAACATTCATACACATGATTGGGAACCCGACTTGCTGAGCTGGTCGGGGGTCGATGCAGACCGCATGGCGCAGCCACAGAGGGCCGGTGCGACGTGGGGGATAGGTCGCTCAGGAAGCCTTCTCGATGGTGCTGTTCTCACCGTCGCGGGTCAGGACCACGTGTGCGCAGCGATCGGGACGCGAGCGCAGGGCGATTCGGACGTTCTCGATTCGATAGGCACGGGCGAGGCCGTGCTGTGCGCGAGTGAGCCCCTTGATGCATCCACGACGCTTCGCGCCGTGGGTGCGGGCCTCACCGTTGGCGTACATGTGGTTCCGGACAGACACCTCGTGATGGCCGGACTGGGAACGGGCGGGCGGCTCTCGACGGTGCTCACTCTTCTTGGAGTTATGACACGCGAACAGCTTGAACAGCTCAATTCGTCGGCCGACTTCTCCGGCGGAACACGCGAGACTGCCGAATGGGCTGCCGAAATCGTTCACGACGGAGCGGCAACGTCGCGTGTTCCCGAGAACATCGAAGAGCCAGTCGCAGCGTGGCAGAGCGCCGTTGCCGCTGCGGGCGTCAGACTCGACGATGCGATCGACAGGCTCGAACGATTCAGCGGAGAGCACGATCGGGTTGTGTCTACCGGCGGCTGGTATCGGAGCATCCCGTTCAGACGTTTGCGCACAGCGTCAGTGCGTCGCCGGCTCAACATCTCATCAGTAACTGAAGCAACCGGCGTCGGAGCCGCGCTCATCGCTGGTGTCGCTGCCGACGTGTATCCCCATGCTTTGTCGGTTCCAGAACCGGCCGTCGAAAAGCTGTGA
- a CDS encoding MaoC/PaaZ C-terminal domain-containing protein: protein MPEAATATLARWSGTKVATFENIATFEELGPMEVEVTEELMKAYAFSMDDYRAWHFGPSPFGPPIGHAAIVGNDLLNVKYGVYDRMTVVGLHTDEELIFHAPIPLGETVTITGRYVVKDILRGKGHAVMEAEARDASGKLLVQHRNSELTRVDPGETTASAGTAQPSRRVVPDALSADPVETVRPGLRAETPIKGKTTRLTQAQMSVFSYIGEYERNFHNDREFANENGLERTIAQGQQSAGFFSDICTGFFGAPWFTSGRVKAKFLLPVFPDSVLRIKGKVVGQEAARGGLRTHVDMWIRDQDDRLVSVGWASAVTPDSTFN, encoded by the coding sequence GTGCCCGAAGCAGCAACCGCGACACTCGCACGGTGGTCGGGAACCAAGGTAGCAACGTTCGAGAACATTGCGACGTTCGAGGAGCTCGGTCCGATGGAGGTGGAGGTCACTGAGGAGCTCATGAAGGCCTACGCCTTCAGCATGGATGACTACCGTGCGTGGCATTTCGGCCCGTCGCCGTTTGGCCCGCCCATCGGCCATGCCGCGATCGTGGGCAATGATCTGCTGAACGTGAAATACGGCGTATACGACCGCATGACCGTCGTCGGTCTGCATACCGACGAAGAGCTCATCTTTCATGCTCCGATACCTCTAGGCGAGACGGTGACGATCACAGGTCGCTATGTCGTCAAAGACATTCTTCGCGGCAAGGGTCACGCGGTTATGGAAGCTGAGGCAAGGGATGCCTCGGGCAAGCTTCTGGTGCAGCATAGAAACTCCGAGCTCACCCGTGTGGATCCCGGCGAGACGACAGCGAGCGCGGGCACGGCACAACCGTCCCGTCGGGTCGTCCCCGACGCGCTTTCCGCCGACCCAGTGGAAACCGTGCGTCCAGGACTGCGTGCCGAAACGCCGATCAAAGGCAAGACGACCCGCCTCACACAAGCACAAATGTCGGTGTTCTCGTACATCGGCGAGTACGAACGCAACTTCCACAATGATCGGGAGTTTGCTAACGAGAACGGCTTGGAGAGAACGATCGCTCAGGGACAGCAGAGCGCAGGATTCTTCTCCGACATCTGCACAGGCTTCTTCGGTGCCCCGTGGTTCACGTCCGGCCGAGTTAAGGCGAAGTTCCTGCTCCCCGTTTTCCCCGATTCAGTGCTGCGCATCAAAGGAAAAGTCGTCGGCCAAGAAGCTGCCCGCGGCGGTCTGCGCACTCACGTCGATATGTGGATACGAGATCAAGACGATCGGCTCGTGTCCGTCGGGTGGGCATCGGCCGTGACCCCAGATTCAACTTTCAACTGA
- a CDS encoding alcohol dehydrogenase catalytic domain-containing protein, with protein MKAALLTAPNALEIVESDLPVAGPDEVRVRVVACGLCGTDLHTLAGNNALVRYPTIPGHEFVGVVDAVGECVSSLKTGDRIAVDPSRSCGHCIKCRSGWPNLCPDKGGHGSRFPGGFSEYVVAREESCVVLDEGVSWNRAVLSEPLACVLHGMDRLGPVLGKKTLVFGAGTIGMLAASLLIEGGARVQMVELSETRQQIARSWGIRCEASADDFDDESLWDVVVDATGVPAAIQQAVTLVRRGGSMLMLGVAPQDQTIELSPYRVNWHELTIIGSMAIRQSFQRAVELLPQISAPLESLVTHALPLEELSDGIDLVRSKHAMKVVVSPADREALIAHRAGTEQQK; from the coding sequence ATGAAGGCCGCCTTGCTGACCGCGCCCAACGCTCTCGAGATTGTCGAGAGCGACCTGCCTGTGGCTGGCCCAGACGAGGTTCGTGTGCGAGTGGTTGCGTGTGGGCTCTGCGGCACCGACCTGCACACGCTTGCCGGCAATAACGCACTTGTGCGTTATCCCACCATCCCTGGGCACGAATTCGTCGGAGTTGTCGATGCCGTGGGCGAATGCGTCTCTAGCCTGAAGACCGGTGACCGAATTGCCGTCGACCCATCGCGTTCGTGCGGTCATTGCATCAAATGTCGGAGTGGCTGGCCGAATCTCTGCCCTGACAAGGGCGGCCACGGCTCGCGATTCCCTGGCGGTTTTTCGGAGTACGTCGTCGCGCGTGAGGAATCGTGTGTCGTACTCGATGAAGGCGTTTCGTGGAATCGTGCAGTGCTTTCCGAGCCTCTTGCCTGCGTGCTGCATGGAATGGACAGACTCGGACCGGTGCTTGGCAAGAAGACGCTCGTCTTTGGCGCGGGAACCATTGGCATGCTCGCCGCCAGTCTGCTCATCGAGGGCGGCGCACGAGTGCAGATGGTCGAGCTCTCTGAGACGCGTCAGCAGATCGCGCGCTCGTGGGGAATCCGATGCGAAGCATCGGCAGACGACTTCGACGACGAATCGCTATGGGATGTCGTCGTTGACGCCACGGGTGTTCCTGCGGCAATTCAGCAAGCCGTGACACTCGTGCGGCGAGGCGGTTCAATGCTGATGCTCGGCGTGGCTCCACAGGACCAGACGATCGAACTCTCGCCATACCGTGTCAACTGGCATGAACTGACGATCATCGGCTCGATGGCGATCCGGCAGAGCTTTCAGCGCGCCGTTGAGCTCTTGCCGCAGATCTCTGCCCCGCTCGAATCCCTCGTTACCCACGCACTCCCTCTCGAAGAACTATCCGATGGGATCGACCTTGTTCGCAGCAAGCATGCAATGAAGGTCGTCGTCTCGCCGGCAGATCGGGAGGCGTTGATCGCGCATCGCGCCGGAACGGAGCAGCAGAAATGA
- a CDS encoding shikimate dehydrogenase family protein, producing the protein MKITGHTRTYALIGDPIAHAKTPELYNRKFAERGIDVVVVPVHVSPESIGDFATAARSWENLVGIGVTIPHKEGMIEQVDRLTDAARLCGATNVIRRAGDGALTGTQMDGPGFVWSLRDNGVSAEGAKVLVQGAGGTARAIAFELAASGAASVTIANRTAERAESLAESIRSAYPDCMAEADRMPAGQFDLIVNATSVGMKESDPLPLDADLLTAGTVVADVIMSPPETALLAEARTRGCVTHSGLRMLEAQFEATVAFLGLDKEEIV; encoded by the coding sequence ATGAAAATCACTGGACATACCCGAACATATGCGCTGATCGGAGACCCAATCGCGCATGCGAAAACACCCGAACTCTACAACAGAAAGTTTGCAGAACGGGGCATCGATGTCGTCGTGGTTCCTGTTCACGTCTCGCCCGAGAGTATCGGCGACTTCGCCACAGCTGCACGCTCGTGGGAAAACCTCGTCGGAATCGGCGTCACCATCCCGCATAAAGAAGGGATGATCGAGCAGGTAGATCGCCTGACCGATGCGGCGCGACTGTGCGGTGCGACGAATGTCATCAGGCGTGCCGGCGATGGCGCGCTGACGGGAACCCAAATGGACGGGCCAGGGTTCGTATGGAGTCTTCGCGATAACGGAGTCTCCGCCGAGGGCGCGAAAGTTCTTGTGCAGGGTGCCGGAGGCACGGCAAGAGCAATTGCGTTCGAGTTGGCAGCCTCTGGCGCGGCGAGCGTGACGATCGCCAATCGAACTGCTGAACGAGCAGAGTCACTGGCCGAAAGTATCCGTTCGGCGTATCCGGATTGCATGGCAGAAGCAGACAGAATGCCCGCTGGTCAATTTGATCTCATCGTCAACGCCACGAGTGTCGGCATGAAAGAGTCCGATCCATTGCCTCTTGACGCTGACCTTCTGACGGCAGGGACCGTCGTCGCCGATGTCATTATGAGTCCGCCCGAGACTGCTCTGCTGGCCGAAGCCCGCACACGTGGCTGTGTGACGCACAGCGGCCTGCGAATGCTGGAAGCGCAGTTCGAAGCAACCGTGGCATTCCTCGGACTCGACAAAGAGGAAATCGTATGA
- a CDS encoding carbohydrate ABC transporter permease — translation MADTLASPETAQALHLPSRAVSSTRRKSWPKKLVVTVAVAVAAVILNMPLIGALLTSVKPAADIAQGALSFPFLPTLTHFVDVLSASELPMALINSVLISLGSVVLTLLLTYPAAFAIARLSFGGSRFLQFVSSLRLMPAIFFVIPLYLLFGELGMLDTIYGMIIVNTFVQLTLALLILVAAFRDLPREIEEAAALDGCGILRVLTVISAPMLAPSIVAASLLTFLFTWSEYLFATVLTTSDATPVTVAAAKYAGSFELAWGEVSAVAVLSVLPPIILCVLLQKYLVSGLTAGAIKG, via the coding sequence ATGGCTGACACACTTGCATCCCCGGAGACAGCACAGGCACTTCACCTTCCGTCTAGGGCTGTTTCGTCGACAAGGCGCAAGAGCTGGCCGAAGAAGCTCGTTGTCACCGTTGCCGTTGCCGTTGCCGCCGTCATTCTGAACATGCCACTCATCGGGGCACTGCTCACGAGCGTCAAACCGGCGGCGGACATCGCGCAGGGAGCGCTTTCGTTCCCATTTCTCCCGACTCTCACGCATTTCGTCGATGTGCTGTCAGCATCCGAACTGCCGATGGCCTTGATCAACAGCGTGCTGATCAGTTTGGGGTCCGTCGTACTGACGCTGCTTCTCACCTACCCGGCGGCATTCGCCATTGCCCGGTTGTCTTTCGGGGGATCGCGTTTTCTGCAGTTCGTGAGCTCGCTGCGTCTGATGCCGGCGATCTTCTTCGTCATACCCCTCTACCTTCTCTTCGGAGAGCTGGGGATGCTCGACACGATTTACGGCATGATCATCGTCAACACCTTCGTGCAGCTGACCCTTGCATTGCTGATTCTCGTTGCTGCGTTCCGGGATCTTCCGCGCGAAATTGAGGAGGCAGCGGCCCTCGATGGTTGCGGCATCCTGCGAGTTCTGACGGTCATTTCAGCGCCGATGCTCGCGCCATCAATCGTGGCGGCCAGCCTGCTGACGTTCCTGTTCACCTGGTCGGAGTATCTCTTCGCAACGGTTCTCACCACCTCGGATGCGACGCCGGTCACCGTCGCGGCAGCAAAATATGCCGGAAGCTTCGAACTCGCATGGGGAGAAGTCTCGGCCGTTGCTGTGCTCTCCGTACTGCCACCGATCATACTGTGCGTTCTCTTGCAGAAGTACCTGGTCTCTGGCCTGACAGCCGGTGCGATCAAAGGGTAG